Proteins co-encoded in one Ensifer sp. PDNC004 genomic window:
- a CDS encoding polysaccharide deacetylase family protein: protein MPSFSQALSRVDGLVDRVANRLIWRLAAKPRDVITDAPLVSFTFDDVPDTALHNGAAILERHGVHGTFYIAGGLGGRVETDRTLISPEGCAELARRGHEVGCHTYSHSKIRRLGGGGLARDLDRNAAYLSQSGVNAAATNFAFPYNAAWPLARRELGRRYRTCRAAGESVNRTAVDPLMLKAVEIRQPEADARALTGWIDDVVDRPGWLVFFTHDIAARPTPYGCTPETFETLVRYAVEKGCVVLPVEQALDRLGW from the coding sequence ATGCCTAGTTTTTCACAGGCTCTGTCGAGGGTCGACGGCCTTGTCGACCGCGTCGCCAATCGGCTGATCTGGCGTCTCGCGGCGAAACCGCGTGACGTCATAACCGATGCGCCGCTCGTCTCCTTCACCTTCGACGACGTGCCGGACACAGCACTGCACAACGGCGCCGCGATCCTCGAACGTCATGGCGTGCACGGAACGTTCTATATCGCCGGAGGGCTTGGGGGGCGGGTCGAGACGGATCGTACCCTGATCTCGCCGGAGGGCTGCGCCGAGCTCGCTCGTCGGGGTCACGAGGTTGGCTGCCACACCTATTCCCACAGCAAAATCAGGCGTCTGGGCGGAGGTGGGCTCGCCCGGGATCTCGACCGGAATGCCGCCTATCTCAGCCAGAGCGGCGTCAATGCCGCTGCAACCAACTTCGCCTTTCCTTACAATGCCGCCTGGCCGCTGGCGCGGCGGGAGCTGGGGCGCCGCTACCGCACTTGTCGTGCGGCTGGCGAGAGCGTCAACCGCACGGCCGTCGATCCGCTGATGCTGAAGGCCGTCGAGATCCGGCAGCCGGAGGCGGACGCTCGAGCGCTCACGGGCTGGATCGACGATGTCGTTGATCGACCGGGCTGGCTCGTATTTTTCACCCACGACATCGCCGCGCGTCCGACGCCCTATGGCTGCACGCCCGAGACTTTCGAGACCCTGGTTCGCTACGCGGTTGAGAAGGGCTGTGTCGTGTTGCCGGTCGAGCAGGCGCTCGACAGGCTCGGCTGGTAG
- a CDS encoding O-antigen ligase has protein sequence MPDLSGNPVTSAETLRVRVGTFLFLAISIYYWIPFHSFVDLTKESLLEPGGDNSSRLNQIVALLLFAGASCYGVLHPMRRGLMQPRVLLAVLLLWVLFACLVSAHPANGIKAIILTTMVAVNANVYLLLPANERHFAKMLAISTLVMLAVAYYGVLFKPLLSIHQANEVLEPMHAGLWRGHFRHKNEAAVAMVLASFLGLYVLHRWSKLVGVTIVGLAFFFLIHTGGKTSTAMLPGILLLAWLFERVRLLRIPIAIGGVALFNLFAVGSAVFRPLGEFVTSLGIDATFTNRADVWRFAFSVIAEQPFIGRGFKAFWQTEEVVFSGGGIETWAVRAAHAHNSYLETLLVIGIPGLILTLLWLVVLPLYHISRIPPARQHSDLTRLFLRIWLYSIYSASLEAFFFDGPNVLWFTLLFAICGLRLQSSAALATEPRPLAQRMVAHA, from the coding sequence GTGCCCGATCTCAGCGGCAATCCGGTCACTTCTGCAGAAACCTTGAGGGTCCGCGTCGGGACCTTCCTGTTCCTGGCGATTTCCATCTACTACTGGATTCCCTTCCATTCCTTCGTCGACCTGACCAAGGAAAGCCTGCTGGAGCCGGGCGGTGACAATTCCAGCCGGCTGAACCAGATCGTGGCCTTGCTGCTGTTTGCCGGCGCCTCTTGTTACGGTGTGCTGCATCCGATGCGGCGCGGGCTGATGCAGCCGCGGGTGCTGCTTGCGGTCCTGCTTTTGTGGGTGCTCTTTGCTTGCTTGGTTTCCGCTCATCCGGCCAACGGCATCAAGGCGATCATCCTGACGACGATGGTCGCGGTCAACGCCAACGTCTATCTGCTGTTGCCGGCCAACGAGCGGCACTTCGCCAAGATGTTGGCGATCTCGACGCTCGTCATGCTCGCGGTTGCCTATTACGGCGTACTGTTCAAGCCGCTTCTGTCCATTCACCAGGCCAACGAAGTGCTGGAGCCGATGCATGCAGGGCTGTGGCGCGGCCATTTTCGTCACAAGAACGAAGCGGCCGTCGCCATGGTGCTGGCCTCGTTTCTCGGCCTTTACGTCCTGCATCGGTGGTCGAAGCTAGTCGGCGTGACCATCGTTGGCCTCGCCTTCTTCTTCCTCATCCACACGGGAGGGAAGACCTCGACAGCGATGCTGCCGGGCATCCTGCTTCTGGCATGGCTGTTCGAACGCGTACGCCTGCTGCGCATCCCGATTGCAATCGGCGGCGTGGCCCTGTTCAACCTTTTCGCCGTCGGGTCGGCCGTCTTCCGGCCACTTGGCGAATTCGTCACGTCGCTCGGCATCGACGCGACCTTCACGAACCGCGCCGACGTCTGGCGCTTCGCCTTTTCGGTAATCGCTGAACAGCCGTTTATCGGCCGCGGCTTCAAGGCTTTCTGGCAGACCGAGGAAGTGGTCTTCAGCGGCGGCGGCATCGAGACCTGGGCGGTTCGCGCCGCCCATGCGCATAATTCCTATCTCGAGACGCTTCTGGTCATCGGCATACCCGGATTGATCCTCACGCTGCTCTGGCTGGTGGTGCTCCCGCTCTATCATATCTCGCGCATACCGCCGGCCCGGCAGCACAGCGACCTCACGCGGCTGTTCCTGCGGATCTGGCTCTATTCGATCTACAGCGCCAGCCTCGAGGCCTTCTTCTTCGATGGTCCGAACGTGCTGTGGTTTACCTTGCTCTTCGCAATTTGCGGTTTGCGCCTGCAGTCCTCGGCAGCGCTTGCAACCGAACCACGCCCGCTTGCACAAAGGATGGTGGCGCATGCCTAG
- a CDS encoding GumC family protein, whose protein sequence is MYRPDEAGKQGVSQPAREQRAPVERGSLLDLLSSDLHEAETAADRSATDRPAEIQRQSRDIPNATPQPTDVARPVSSAAGATRDSYFPGLSGLSRIGIDDIIGWLRDGLIWIVLALVLCVGGALAYAMTATPRYTVYTDIVVDPSNLNVVSDDVFTSNPQRDAQLLEVESKLRILTSRNVLSRVITQLRLTEDPEFVKPSAFSSLKNLFSTKAEQQAGNELAAMRALSERVEARREERSFVVVMKVWSEEPAKAVTLSDAIVAAFEQELFQSAAESAGRVAQSLNARLDELRHNVTESERAVEDFRRKNGLQSTNDGQLVSNQLSNELNTQVLDAQQRFIQADTRYRQMNDAIAQGRTASASEFESVNMTNLREQYNVLQQQIASMQRTYGERHPRLVNARSERANLESAMADEARRILDRAKADMDREQQAFSALRAKASDEKSNVFSDNEAQVQLRDLERDARAKAAIYETHLARAQQITERQQIDTTNVRVISRALPPNARSWPPRTVVLLAGGGFLGIVLGISLALALGLWRYIRRPQPLAP, encoded by the coding sequence ATGTATAGGCCGGACGAGGCCGGAAAACAGGGGGTCAGTCAACCGGCACGCGAGCAGCGTGCGCCGGTCGAAAGAGGTTCGTTGCTCGATCTGCTCTCGTCGGACCTTCACGAAGCGGAGACTGCCGCCGACAGGTCGGCAACAGACAGGCCCGCCGAAATCCAGCGCCAATCCAGAGATATTCCGAACGCCACGCCCCAGCCCACTGACGTGGCGCGTCCCGTGTCCAGTGCGGCCGGCGCGACGCGCGATAGCTACTTTCCCGGGTTGAGCGGCCTTAGCAGGATCGGCATCGATGATATCATCGGCTGGTTGCGGGACGGGCTCATCTGGATCGTGCTGGCGCTCGTCCTGTGTGTGGGGGGGGCGCTCGCCTATGCTATGACGGCGACGCCGCGCTATACGGTCTACACCGATATCGTCGTCGATCCGTCCAACCTCAACGTCGTCAGCGATGACGTCTTCACCAGCAACCCGCAGCGCGATGCGCAATTGCTGGAAGTAGAAAGCAAGCTGCGCATCCTGACGTCGCGCAATGTGCTATCGCGGGTGATCACACAACTGCGCCTCACCGAGGATCCGGAATTCGTGAAGCCCTCGGCCTTTAGCTCGTTGAAGAACCTCTTCTCCACGAAGGCGGAGCAGCAGGCCGGAAACGAGCTTGCCGCCATGCGCGCCTTGTCGGAGCGGGTGGAAGCCCGGCGCGAAGAGCGGTCCTTCGTGGTGGTGATGAAGGTCTGGAGCGAAGAGCCTGCGAAAGCGGTGACGCTGTCGGATGCGATCGTCGCGGCCTTCGAGCAGGAGCTGTTTCAGTCCGCCGCCGAGAGTGCCGGTCGCGTCGCGCAGAGCCTCAACGCCCGGCTCGATGAACTTCGCCACAACGTCACCGAATCCGAGCGGGCGGTCGAGGATTTCCGCCGCAAGAACGGGCTGCAGTCGACCAATGACGGCCAGCTCGTCAGCAATCAGCTTTCGAACGAACTCAACACCCAGGTCCTCGATGCCCAGCAGCGCTTCATCCAGGCCGATACCCGCTACCGGCAGATGAACGATGCGATCGCGCAAGGGCGGACCGCAAGCGCCTCCGAGTTCGAATCCGTCAACATGACGAACCTGCGCGAGCAGTACAACGTGCTGCAGCAGCAGATCGCCTCCATGCAGCGCACCTATGGCGAGCGCCATCCGCGCCTCGTCAATGCGCGCTCGGAGCGCGCGAACCTGGAGTCGGCCATGGCCGACGAAGCGCGCCGCATCCTGGATCGCGCCAAGGCGGACATGGACCGGGAGCAACAGGCCTTTTCGGCCTTGCGCGCCAAGGCGAGCGACGAGAAGTCGAACGTATTTTCCGACAACGAAGCCCAGGTACAGCTGCGCGATCTCGAAAGGGACGCGCGCGCCAAGGCCGCCATCTATGAGACCCACCTGGCGCGTGCCCAGCAGATCACTGAACGCCAGCAGATCGACACGACCAATGTTCGCGTGATCTCGCGCGCCTTGCCGCCGAATGCACGCAGCTGGCCGCCGCGCACCGTGGTTCTGCTCGCCGGCGGCGGCTTCCTCGGGATCGTTCTCGGCATATCGCTCGCGCTTGCCCTCGGTCTGTGGAGATACATCCGTCGTCCGCAGCCCCTGGCGCCGTGA
- a CDS encoding GNAT family N-acetyltransferase, producing MPRMGNVRAMEPRDIPAVSSMFTRIFRKREQDASPELQKYVETIFFGSPLYAPEHGSIVYDDGSGSLGSAILALPMEFTVNGRRTVAKLLCAFMSEGKAGAVGAACLARAMRATRQDMCFSDNSSPVSADHWVAGGGVVLPIQSLDWRRSFRPFKAWGLTVGRQVRPLRSPILSKPLALADRLLRRRRPRTKPDPVAGCTTHAIDPAAFVDLAEPMLQRFSVRPVWSRSEFDWLVMVARLNTPLGDLLCREVRDESGRVIGAYLYFGKAGERATVLNVVCEAGREFAVTSQMFHALDAEGYALAVGSSQPFLMNAISRQRWLSFHHRGYFCMVTRHADLKDAAQRNDIYVGGLASESWSRLLTDF from the coding sequence ATGCCCCGGATGGGCAATGTGCGCGCCATGGAACCCCGAGATATCCCGGCCGTCAGCAGCATGTTCACCCGGATCTTTCGCAAGCGGGAGCAGGACGCGAGCCCGGAACTGCAGAAATATGTCGAGACCATCTTCTTCGGTAGCCCGCTATACGCGCCGGAACACGGCAGCATCGTTTACGACGACGGCTCCGGCAGCCTCGGCAGCGCCATCCTGGCGCTTCCCATGGAGTTCACGGTCAACGGCCGCCGGACGGTGGCGAAGCTTCTCTGCGCCTTCATGTCCGAAGGCAAGGCCGGTGCGGTCGGCGCCGCCTGCCTGGCGCGCGCCATGCGGGCGACACGCCAGGACATGTGTTTTTCCGACAACTCGTCTCCGGTCAGCGCCGATCACTGGGTTGCCGGCGGTGGCGTCGTGCTGCCGATCCAGAGCCTCGACTGGCGTCGCTCCTTCCGGCCGTTCAAAGCCTGGGGGTTGACGGTTGGTCGGCAAGTGCGCCCGCTCCGATCCCCGATCCTTTCCAAGCCGCTCGCGCTTGCCGACCGGCTGTTGCGGCGCCGCCGCCCACGTACGAAACCCGATCCGGTGGCCGGCTGCACGACGCACGCCATCGACCCCGCCGCCTTCGTCGATCTCGCAGAACCGATGCTGCAGCGCTTTTCCGTCAGGCCGGTCTGGTCGCGCAGTGAGTTCGACTGGCTGGTGATGGTCGCGCGACTGAACACGCCGCTCGGCGATCTTCTCTGCCGAGAGGTTCGAGACGAGAGCGGGCGCGTCATCGGCGCCTATCTCTACTTCGGCAAGGCCGGTGAGCGGGCGACGGTGCTCAATGTCGTCTGCGAGGCCGGCCGCGAGTTCGCCGTTACTTCGCAGATGTTCCACGCGCTTGACGCGGAGGGTTATGCGCTCGCCGTCGGCAGCTCGCAGCCGTTCCTCATGAATGCGATCTCGCGCCAGAGATGGCTGTCCTTCCACCATCGCGGCTACTTCTGCATGGTGACGCGGCATGCAGATCTGAAAGACGCGGCCCAGCGCAACGATATCTATGTCGGCGGTCTGGCATCGGAGAGCTGGAGCCGGTTGTTGACCGACTTCTGA
- a CDS encoding lipopolysaccharide biosynthesis protein, producing MASEGVKERAHKPFLSMIISYAASGGSLVIGSAAQLLTFAILARFLGVHEFSVFVAITAVANIAVHLCGLGAMECLVRRVARDRSMYSQMLGHNIILTAISGVLLVLLGAAVLPFFFTLSPDPVTNVTVITLMLVTNIIFVRVIVLAEQIFLAHSNFASANKVVVGFALARTIAAALACIAFGVASVASWAVWQFVCHVIVALGCWRAVKGLGRPTYGIVREELPLGLYFSIPFILRAVRQNADLLVLSLVASAEVMSSYSVARRMLESSYLSVEALNRLIYPGSAKATAAGLHHAFERVRKVLFAATSISIAAAVAVFVLAPVLPYLFGKDYVSLVSFVRILCWVVVPLAMWSVAMEALGASGHHPARASVMGLGSVLGAALTAWATWYAPPTGTFISFYVIEIAMVIVSWAVFLRFVRRDREQAGAASLSTGVAHGG from the coding sequence ATGGCTTCGGAAGGTGTGAAGGAACGCGCGCACAAACCGTTCCTCTCGATGATCATATCCTATGCTGCATCCGGCGGCAGCCTTGTCATTGGCTCGGCTGCGCAACTCCTGACCTTTGCGATCCTCGCGCGTTTTCTCGGCGTGCATGAGTTCAGCGTCTTCGTCGCAATTACGGCCGTTGCCAACATCGCAGTTCATCTGTGCGGTCTCGGCGCGATGGAGTGCCTGGTGCGCCGCGTCGCGCGCGACCGCAGCATGTACTCGCAGATGCTCGGCCACAACATCATCCTGACTGCGATCAGCGGCGTGCTGCTGGTGTTGCTTGGCGCGGCGGTGTTGCCGTTCTTCTTCACGCTTTCGCCCGATCCCGTGACCAATGTCACGGTGATCACCTTGATGCTCGTGACCAACATCATCTTCGTGCGCGTCATCGTGCTGGCGGAGCAGATCTTTCTCGCGCATTCGAATTTTGCCTCGGCCAACAAGGTGGTCGTCGGTTTCGCCCTGGCGCGCACCATCGCTGCAGCGCTCGCCTGCATCGCCTTCGGAGTGGCATCGGTTGCCTCCTGGGCCGTGTGGCAGTTCGTGTGCCATGTGATCGTGGCCCTTGGCTGCTGGCGGGCGGTTAAGGGACTGGGACGTCCGACCTATGGAATCGTGCGGGAAGAGCTGCCGCTCGGGCTCTATTTCAGTATCCCGTTCATCCTGCGCGCTGTCCGGCAGAACGCCGACCTTCTGGTCCTGAGCCTGGTTGCAAGTGCGGAGGTCATGTCCAGCTACAGCGTCGCGCGGCGCATGCTGGAGAGCAGCTACCTCTCGGTCGAGGCCTTGAACCGGTTGATCTATCCCGGTTCGGCAAAGGCGACCGCAGCCGGCCTGCATCATGCCTTCGAGCGCGTGCGCAAGGTGCTGTTCGCGGCCACCTCGATCAGCATTGCCGCGGCCGTCGCCGTCTTCGTGCTGGCGCCAGTGCTGCCCTATCTCTTCGGCAAGGACTACGTCTCTCTCGTTTCCTTCGTTCGCATCCTGTGCTGGGTCGTCGTGCCGCTTGCCATGTGGTCGGTGGCGATGGAGGCGCTTGGCGCGTCCGGCCACCATCCGGCGCGCGCGTCGGTCATGGGGCTTGGCAGCGTGCTTGGGGCGGCACTCACCGCTTGGGCGACCTGGTACGCACCGCCGACAGGCACGTTCATTTCCTTTTACGTGATCGAGATCGCGATGGTGATCGTCTCATGGGCGGTCTTCCTGCGTTTCGTGCGGCGCGATCGGGAGCAGGCCGGCGCAGCTTCCCTGTCGACGGGGGTGGCGCATGGAGGCTGA
- a CDS encoding HemK family protein methyltransferase, protein MGVELELAPDVLVPREETELLGRRAVSILEGGPSEVTIIDMCCGSGNLALGIASEIPSARVWGADLTDSTVALARRNVDRLGLGSRVSIRQGDLFAALESDDLQGKIDVVVCNPPYISTGRLEGDRAHLLESEPREAFDGGPYGISIHQRLIRDAHAFLKPGGWLLFEFGEGQERQAGALLSRAKAYAPVTFATDRDGKPRVAIVQKIADPAAAGTGELAR, encoded by the coding sequence ATGGGTGTCGAACTGGAACTTGCGCCCGACGTGCTGGTTCCGCGGGAAGAAACGGAGCTTCTTGGAAGGAGGGCCGTTTCGATTCTTGAAGGCGGCCCTTCGGAAGTCACCATCATCGACATGTGCTGCGGCTCCGGCAACCTCGCCCTTGGCATTGCCAGCGAGATCCCCTCGGCGCGTGTTTGGGGCGCGGATCTGACGGACAGCACCGTCGCGCTTGCCCGCCGCAACGTCGATCGGCTCGGCCTCGGCTCGCGCGTCTCCATCCGGCAGGGCGATCTTTTCGCGGCGCTTGAAAGCGACGATCTGCAAGGCAAGATTGACGTCGTGGTCTGCAATCCCCCCTATATCTCGACCGGCCGGCTGGAGGGCGACCGCGCCCATCTGCTCGAGAGCGAGCCGCGCGAAGCCTTCGATGGCGGCCCCTACGGCATTTCCATCCATCAGCGCCTGATCCGAGATGCGCACGCCTTCCTGAAACCGGGAGGCTGGCTGTTGTTCGAGTTCGGCGAGGGCCAGGAGCGGCAGGCAGGCGCCCTTCTCTCACGGGCGAAAGCCTATGCACCGGTCACCTTCGCGACCGACCGCGACGGCAAACCGCGCGTCGCCATCGTCCAGAAAATCGCCGACCCGGCGGCGGCGGGCACCGGAGAGCTCGCCCGATGA
- the nadE gene encoding NAD(+) synthase encodes MNIRTTGGTGLFSAETLTIDHALETDRIVSGLRGQLRSMKKRGLVLGLSGGIDSSVSVALAVRAVGAKNVFCLFMPENDSDPESLRFGRLVAETFGVEAIVEDIGPTLKAMGCYERRDAFIRELVPDYGDGWASKVVIANALEGEGYNISSLVVQSPEGVQSKHRMPPSVYLGVVAATNMKQRTRKQVEYYHADRLNFAVLGTPNRLEYDQGFFVKNGDGAADVKPIAHLYKSQVYALAAHLGVPAEVCRRPPTTDTYSLEQTQEEFYFSLPYDRMDLCLYGLNHGIEIDAVAKAAGLTVVQVERVWADIAAKRKATRYLHLGPQLVQPVEEIAGY; translated from the coding sequence ATGAACATCAGAACAACCGGGGGCACGGGCCTGTTTTCGGCCGAAACCCTGACGATCGACCATGCGCTCGAAACCGACCGCATCGTTTCCGGCTTGCGCGGGCAGTTGCGCTCCATGAAGAAGCGCGGTCTGGTGCTCGGGCTCTCCGGCGGCATCGACTCGAGCGTCTCGGTGGCGCTTGCGGTGCGCGCGGTCGGCGCCAAGAACGTCTTCTGCCTGTTCATGCCGGAAAACGATTCCGATCCGGAAAGCCTGCGCTTCGGCCGGCTGGTCGCAGAAACCTTCGGCGTCGAGGCGATCGTCGAAGACATTGGGCCGACGCTCAAGGCCATGGGCTGCTACGAGCGCCGCGACGCCTTCATCCGCGAACTGGTTCCGGACTATGGCGACGGATGGGCCTCGAAGGTCGTCATCGCCAATGCGCTCGAAGGCGAAGGCTACAACATCTCCTCGCTGGTGGTTCAGAGCCCTGAAGGCGTGCAATCGAAACACCGAATGCCGCCATCGGTCTATCTCGGCGTCGTCGCTGCCACCAACATGAAGCAGCGTACCCGCAAGCAGGTCGAGTACTACCATGCGGACCGGCTGAACTTCGCCGTGCTCGGCACGCCGAACCGGCTGGAGTACGACCAGGGCTTCTTCGTCAAGAACGGCGATGGCGCCGCCGACGTCAAGCCGATCGCCCATCTCTACAAGTCGCAGGTCTATGCGCTTGCCGCCCATCTCGGCGTTCCCGCCGAAGTTTGCCGTCGCCCGCCGACGACCGACACCTATTCGCTGGAGCAGACGCAGGAGGAGTTTTATTTCTCCCTGCCTTACGATCGCATGGACCTCTGCCTTTACGGCCTCAACCACGGGATCGAGATTGACGCCGTCGCCAAGGCGGCCGGCCTGACCGTGGTGCAGGTCGAACGGGTCTGGGCCGATATCGCCGCCAAGCGCAAGGCGACGCGCTACCTGCATCTCGGGCCGCAACTGGTGCAGCCCGTGGAGGAGATCGCCGGCTATTGA
- a CDS encoding class I adenylate-forming enzyme family protein, which translates to MRFEQFLIGNAARHAAKTALVTDRKRLSYGEFDELSSRLAAALAKAGVKRNDRVLVFMDNCWEAAASIFAILKAGATFSPINASTKADKLAYIIDDCEPAAILTQAKLMPVVAEAQAQSSGKADIFVASTAAPNGQSPAGAVPFEGCLSAAEAMPVSHRGIDVDLAMLIYTSGSTGRPKGVMMTHRNIDAASESITTYLRNEHDDIILNVLPLAFDYGLYQLLMAIRLGATLVLEKSFAFPHAIFERIREEGVTGFPLVPTMAAMILQMRDLEPGFLPSLRYLSNTAAALPPPHIARLRELFPGARLYSMYGLTECKRCTYLPPEELDRRPGSVGIAIPNTEAFVVDDEGSRVPPGVPGELVIRGPHVMQGYWRNDAATERMLRPGPNPWEKVLYTGDLFQTDEEGFLYFVGRKDDIIKTRGEKVAPKEVETVLHAHPGIAEAVVVGVADPVLGHAIAALVVRADPGLTDKDIIRHCTRHLEDFMVPKIIEFRTELPKTDTGKVSRRLAAETMEPAQ; encoded by the coding sequence CGGCAAGGCATGCGGCCAAGACGGCGCTCGTGACCGATCGCAAGCGGCTCAGCTACGGCGAGTTCGACGAGCTATCGAGCCGGCTGGCGGCCGCGCTGGCTAAGGCGGGCGTGAAGCGCAACGACCGCGTCCTCGTGTTCATGGACAATTGCTGGGAGGCGGCCGCCTCGATCTTCGCGATCCTGAAGGCAGGCGCGACCTTCAGCCCGATCAACGCCTCCACCAAGGCGGACAAGCTCGCCTACATTATCGATGACTGCGAGCCGGCCGCGATCCTGACGCAGGCCAAGCTGATGCCGGTGGTGGCGGAAGCCCAGGCGCAAAGCAGCGGCAAGGCCGACATCTTCGTTGCATCGACCGCGGCGCCAAATGGCCAGTCGCCTGCCGGCGCGGTGCCCTTCGAGGGCTGCCTGTCGGCGGCGGAGGCGATGCCGGTGTCGCATCGCGGCATCGACGTCGATCTGGCGATGCTGATCTACACGTCGGGTTCGACCGGGCGCCCGAAGGGCGTGATGATGACCCATCGCAATATCGACGCGGCGTCGGAATCGATCACCACCTACCTGCGCAACGAGCACGACGACATCATCCTCAACGTGCTGCCGCTCGCCTTCGACTATGGCCTCTACCAGTTGCTGATGGCGATCAGGCTCGGCGCGACGCTGGTGCTCGAAAAGTCCTTTGCGTTCCCGCATGCGATCTTCGAGCGCATCCGCGAGGAGGGCGTCACCGGCTTCCCGCTGGTGCCGACGATGGCGGCGATGATCCTGCAGATGCGCGATCTGGAGCCGGGGTTCCTGCCGAGCCTGCGTTATCTCTCCAACACCGCCGCGGCGCTTCCGCCGCCGCACATCGCCCGCCTGCGTGAGCTTTTCCCGGGCGCGCGGCTCTATTCGATGTACGGGCTGACGGAGTGCAAGCGTTGCACCTACCTGCCGCCGGAGGAACTGGATCGCCGGCCGGGCTCGGTCGGCATCGCCATTCCGAATACGGAAGCCTTTGTCGTCGACGACGAGGGCAGCCGCGTGCCGCCGGGCGTTCCTGGCGAACTCGTCATCCGCGGGCCGCATGTGATGCAGGGCTACTGGCGCAACGACGCGGCGACCGAGCGCATGCTGCGGCCCGGACCGAACCCGTGGGAAAAGGTGCTCTATACGGGCGACCTCTTCCAGACGGACGAAGAGGGCTTTCTCTATTTCGTCGGCCGCAAGGACGACATCATCAAGACCCGTGGCGAGAAGGTGGCGCCCAAGGAAGTCGAGACCGTGCTCCATGCCCATCCCGGCATCGCCGAGGCCGTCGTGGTCGGCGTGGCCGATCCGGTGCTCGGCCACGCGATCGCTGCCCTTGTGGTGCGTGCGGACCCTGGCTTGACCGACAAGGACATCATCCGCCACTGCACCCGCCACCTCGAGGATTTCATGGTGCCGAAGATCATCGAATTCCGCACCGAACTGCCGAAGACGGATACCGGCAAGGTCAGCCGCCGACTTGCCGCCGAGACGATGGAGCCTGCACAATGA